The genomic segment CAAAGAAACATACTTTCTGTTATTTTCACTAATGATGAGTTGGTtcaatttaatataatatataacatagaTTAAGATAAACTAAATATTTGTATTGTTAAAAAAGTCTTATAGAGTAATAGACTAATCTAATACAACACAAATCAATTCTAAGTCCACAACATAATAGAGAAATCACACCAAAAAGTCCAAATTTCATAGTCTAAATATCTAATAAGTCTAAAagcaaaattcaaattcaaacaagAAGGTAGAAAATAAAGCCCAAACCAAAATCCAACATTCCTGGTAATATCAATTTCCCATGACCACCCGTGCCAAAGACAAAGCAAATGGAtacatgaataaataataatgtatGAGATAATATCATATTAAGGGAAATACATAATGTTAattgaaatacaactctaagaattAAGTTGCTTGTTACCTTGAAATTAATTTCCCATGAAGAACAAGACATTAATTCCAAACAAGTAAAATAAAGATAgttctgatttttttttactaaaaacaCAAGACATTAAATCAAAACAAGTAAAATAAAGAtagtattgaattttttttatactaAAAACAAGACATTAATTCAGAACAAGTAAAATAAAGAGAGTTCATGAAACTACTATACTAAAATCATGTCAACCTAATCACAAAATACAGAATTATTATATCCAATATAAACACAATTTCAGCAACAAAGCATGTGAAATATTTTTACTAAAAAACAGAGAAGTAATGATCCAAGTAACCAATCACAAATTTAAGTATATGGCCCATTAGTGTGACAAATCAAAACAATCAAAGAAAAATGTCACTGCAGCAATGGAAATAATTATTGTTAAGAAATTATTGAAACAAAAACAAACCCACCGTGAGCACTAAGCAGAGATAACTTCCAAGAAACTGAAAttaatgaaatttgatatgataaTTTTCTCACCCACCAAATCTAATCCAAATTAATGTTCACAAGTTATAAATCTCAATCACAAGAATAAGTAAATAACATCACCAATTCAAAATATCTAACAGAAACAAAAGAGTTGTAATACAAATCTCTATCTATATCTATAAATCCAAGTAACCAACATTTGAGATTTGACAAAACTCAATCCATCCAAAAGATGCAAAACTGAAAActtaatcaaaataaaacaatagaGTTATAAACATACACAGATGAtagatttacaaaaaaaaaaaaacataacacaaaAGCAATCAATAGATAAAAAAACAAACAAGATAATACCAAGATATTTAGACTTATACCTCTATGAGTAGTGAGCCCGTGTGAAGCTTTCGGAGGGCTGACCCCCGCCGTTCGTCCAAAGCCGCAACCACTCCGAGACCCACCATTTGTCCTGAGTTGTCGCCGTTCTGAGCCCTTCATGCTGCCATGGAGACTGATAAAAGTAGTGTGAGAGAGGGAAAGACATTCAGATTTTCTAACAAAAAATAATGGATCAGGGGAAAGAAATAGAGTAACCTGGATTTTAGTGGGTTTTCAAATTCCACCGAGACCTCTGCTGCCACCGCCGTCGTGGCCGAAAACACCTGCAGCGTCGAGACTTCTTGCAGCTCCGAGCACCCCTGCAGCGCCGAGAACCACCTGCAGCGCCGCCGAGAACCTTGGCCGAGATTGTCCAGGCGTCGAAAAGCGTGGCCGACCAGCAGCATAGCCGTTGCCGAGCACCATAACCACCAAGAACAACTGCACCGCCGGTTAGATGGGAACCCAGCCGCACAaaacttcttcttctttgttgtgcTGAAAAAAGAATGAACCCTAATCCCTAAAGCCCCAAACCGAATATATATGTATTTCTTATTAAAAAACTgattttaattaatcaataaaaaagTGATTTTTAGgtctgattttttaattaaaattttcttatttaattcattaataaaaaacagatttttaatttttaattattaattttcttaagaatatatttatataatatatatattttttagagcCCACTTTGAGTATCatcaatactcttttaggactcacatatgtttttaggagactcattgcgagtcctaaaatgtgtttttaaggactctcaatgagtgtcctaaaaagtccataaatttttgttaaaaaacaaaaatcaaacttttaggacacatatCCATTTTTAGGACTCcctctgcgagtcctaaaagaaattctttaagaactcgcgttgcgagtcctaaaaagtacaggagttgtttttaggactcgcatttaggcgagtgtcctaaaaaggtgtcctaaaaatgtgtttttgtagtagtgatttttattatttgaacAATGAAGGTAAAGCTACAACCAACTTGAAGTTCATACAATTATCATGGTGGCATGAATTATTGAGAAAATCAATTATTTTGGGTACCAATTGGTAGTTATTTATTGTTTATGCTATTTGCCCTTTTAGGTTTCATCCGAATCTAACACAAAATTTAGACCTTTATCCAACTTCTATATTGCATGCATttgattttaataaaaactttcaTTCTATGAATATTATAACACACTTATATTgtgatttatatattttatgtacATATCATAGATGTTTCCCTTCACTACTTTGACGTTTATTATGATTAATTTCTTTTACGAATATGACATACaatttattttatcttattttttatACTGCTTACATATTCAGTTTATATGTAAGAAAATTaaatgtagtttttattttatttaatattaccaaaaagtatataattatataaaaagatACCATTaagtatataattaaataaatgatgaTTTTTTATGTATGACATAATAATTAGtggtatttttttaaaactttgatGATGATAATGTTATTTTTATTGGATACTAACaagtaattttattttaattatgcaTATCATCAAGGTTATGCTTTTATTGTATGTAGGATACCAAAGggtattaaaaataagaaaagaaaaaagtatttataatttttttttgatggATACGAAATAGAATTTGTAGTTgttaaattgataattatatatgTTTGCAAGTATGTTAAcaattgatatatttttttattatctaaTATATCCACaagtatgtatttatatataatatttggaAAGATTACTCAAATTAATAAACAAATACATTTAGCTACCCATAAGTATCACTGTTGTTAGATTGAAGTTGCTAGTGTTTTATTTGTTGTTCTTCGCCGCATTTAACTTGATTGCAGGGAAATCTTGTTGTTGTAATCCAACAAATACCATATTTACATTTGGGATATGATAATTGGGATTGACATATGAGAATATCAATTAACTACCCGGCCGTAAGTAACAATTGTCAAGTATTGATACGGGGAACTTTCAAGAGCAACATGTCACATTTAGTTACCATCATACATATAAAAGTATCAAAGTCAAAGCAAATATTTATCTAATTATAGTtattgttgatgcggtttttcgctaACAAGAAATTAAGAAGTAAAAAGGacagattagtgcttagtaataaaccataatgaaataataagaactcactcaaaagtgccgaacttttacgtggttcagtagttaaaatccacctagtccacgagtcaatattattattgtttctctctctattttggcagagttttggtaatacaaaaTAGTGGTCCCCTTTCCTattcaatattcccagtatttataggggaatcccatggacaggtttgggtaaccgtgtaattacatatatggtatataattaatacagattattcccatttatatcGGGATATGATCAGATAACATAATAAACACGTTCCTGCTATCTTGggtaataaatgacataaatatgaTGCAGCTTGGTTATTAATGAACGTATAAAGAATccccgagtctcttgggatcctt from the Humulus lupulus chromosome X, drHumLupu1.1, whole genome shotgun sequence genome contains:
- the LOC133803500 gene encoding uncharacterized protein LOC133803500, yielding MLLVGHAFRRLDNLGQGSRRRCRWFSALQGCSELQEVSTLQVFSATTAVAAEVSVEFENPLKSSMKGSERRQLRTNGGSRSGCGFGRTAGVSPPKASHGLTTHRVIAWEEK